The following DNA comes from Cygnus olor isolate bCygOlo1 chromosome 15, bCygOlo1.pri.v2, whole genome shotgun sequence.
GTGACCAAAGGGCTGGGGTGGCTCTTGGGGACTCGCTGCCCTTTGACGAAGGccctggggcagctggggggTGTTCCGCCACCTCCTGCACCCCCGGGGGTTCCCGTCCCTGCGGCACCTGCCTCCTCTCGCCCTCCCCAGGTCTTCACGCTGCCCAAAGTGAGCGCCAAGACCAAGTTCAAGCTGACGGCgcacgagggctgccgggtgcGGAAGGTGGCCCTGGTGAGCCTGGCGAGCGCCGGCCCCGAGGAGCGGGTGGAGAACTGCCTGGCCTGCCTCACCAACCTGGGCGACATCCACATCTTCACCGTGCCCAGCCTGCGGCCCCAGGTGCACTACGGCTGCATCCGCAAGGAGGACATCAGCGGCATCGCCTCCTGCGTCTTCACCAAGCACGGCCAAGGTGAGGGGCCACCTCCCCGCGGCCTCGCCGCCCCCAAATCTGTCTcctccttgggggggggggtgtccctgatgctccccgtcccccccgccccgcaggTTTCTACCTGATTTCGCCCTCCGAGTTCGAGCGCTTCTCGCTGAGCGCCAGGAACGTGACGGAGCCGCTGTGCTGCCTGGAGGTCTCCCGGCTGCAGGACACCTCCTGCCTCAGGTGGGCTGTGCCGGGGGCTCGCTGCGGCCCCGGGGGCTTGTTGTgtctcccccccaccccgtgacATCCGTTCCTGTGTCGTGCCGCCGGCACCAACCTCTCCCCGTGTTTCCTTCCAGCAACTCGACGGCGACGCCGAAGCTGCCCCAAGCCAACGGCACCCACGTCCCGCACAGCCCCGAGGCCAACCATTCCCCCTCCGACAGTGACAGTGAGTGGCaaagggatggggggggggtgtgtgtgtgtggggggggggtaACGTTTTGGGGCCGGGCACCTCCATCCCTCCCCGCGGCTCCCCAGGGTCCCCCGAGGAGCACCAGGCCTCCTCGCCCGGCCCCGTCGACTCGCCCAACAGCAGCATGGAGAACCCGCTGGACACCACCGGGGACATCACGGTGGAAGAAGTGAAGGATTTCCTGGCGTAAGTTcggtgggggggggacaggaggagcgtgtgggtgctgctggcggCTCGGGGGGGCCGCAGGGGAGCCCCCGGCTGCATCtcgccctgctctgcccccaggTCCTCAGAGGAGGCGGAGAGGAACATGAGGAACGTCAGCGAGGACGAGGCGCGGCCCGCCGGCATCCTCATCAAGTGAGGTGGGTGGGGGGGCCGTGCCCttgagggggtgggggggggacacagatccggctgcccccagccccctgcaacCCCTCCAGCGTATTTGGGGCCAAGACCCCAGTGCCATCCCCTGGTGTCCCCATCCACAGCGGGGAGCACGTGGCCATGGGGGCAATGCGTGCCCAAGGGTTTTCCCTGCTTGAGGGGTGGGGGACAGCAGCTCCAGGCCCCCACCACCTCATTTTGGGCCCCCCCCACCCACTCCATTCCCCCCCCTCCGTGGCACCCAGGGTCTGTGTCCCCTTGTCCCCGAGCCCAGGCCCTGTCTCTCCCCCAGGCAGCGCCGGTGCCCGCGGCCTCCCCGGCCCATCTCAGTGCTCGGATTCCCGGGACGCGCGGCTCGACtggacccccccggcccccccagcgTAACGTAGACTCGTCTCCTCTCTAACATCCGTGCCGGCGCTCCCCCTGCGCCTCCCTGCCCGGCCACCGGCcctggagcccccccccccggctggccctgagctgggaggggggggcgCAGCAGGGGGTGGCCCACGTTGCACAAACTCTTCCCGGGGAagatttatgaatatttttttttttcgtacACGGTCGAGTGTAGCTGGCCCCTGCTCCAGAGCCCCGTCCCGGGGGATGCTGCTGCCCGGGCTCACGGCGGGGGGGGCGTGGTGGCTTTTgtcacctccctcccccccccccccagccacctccCGGGTTTGGTCCCTTGGGGAGGCACAAACCGAGGGGGGGtcgggtgcccccagcccccccggaCCCTCGTCTCTGTTTACATGCCCGGCTCCCTGCAGTTTACAGCCCCCTCCTCTGTGTGCCAGGGGGGGCCGGGCTGCCGCACGGGGACCGTCCCCctccctggggaccccccccttGTTCCACTGCCTCTCCCCGAGTGGcctgggggtgtggggggggtgaaggtgggggggggtcacagGTGGCCTTTTTCTCTTGGTGGCTTCTCCAAGGGCTATTCTCCAGGCTGGGCTCCCCGCCTGCTGCTCCTTTCTGACACTAATTCCTGCcacggggcaggggggaggggTGCGGTTTGGGATGGGATCACgctgctggggggtgggggggggaggtcagcccccagccccgctctctgtgcagcgccccccccccctctccccggGGGTGTCACTGTGCCAAATCCCTGCCGGGCTCCTCGGCCCCCTCCTCGCAGGGACTGCGGTGGCGCTGGCTCTGTCCCTGCGTGGCTCCGGGGCTCAGCCCTGATTTTGGGGATCCACGGGGTTTGCCCCCCCCATCttgttcccccccccaaatgcTCTCTTGCGGTACGTGTCTGGCCTCGGCGGGGGGGCCAGGGGAGGCAGCCATGCCCCAGGCCCTGTCGCGGTCGGGGCTGTAGTGTCCCTGGTagaaacccccccccccaaccccaaaaaCCACCACCTCATCCTTTTTTTGGTAAGATGAATTTAGCATTGTttagttattaaaaatactggtttttaatattgaaaataaaagcatttaatatCAAATGCCAGGCTgtgggtgttgggggggggggggcctcagctgcctggggatgggGTCGGGGGGACTTGAGGTGGGGGGGTGggtcagaggaggagggagaggggcgCAGTGAGAGCCTGGCACAGCTCGCGGTGACAAGTGCAGCCTTTATTGATAAGATACCGAGCggctgccacccccccccccttgatGCTGGGGGGCGGTGGCACCCCATCTCTGCAGGACAACAAAAAGGTGTGGGGGGGAGCCCCttggttcccccccccccccagtgctcTTCAGCAAAGCTAAAAATGGGGTCCCCCACGTGCGGGGAGCTCGGCACGGCcttggggcagcagcagcccaaggCACGAGGGGACGGGGACCCCCGTGTGCCCCCAGCAGGatggggggggacagggacagcccCGTGCTACCCCCTGGCCCCAGCTCGGGGCTGAAGCAGACCCAGTGGTCAGgcttggggcgggggggagggcagccccgggtgcccccagcccttaGGCGGGCGGCTTGCGGAAGACGCTCCAGGCGTGGAAGCAGCGGGTGAAGGGCCAGGGCTCGTTGCCTTTCCGCACCAGCCGCAGCTTGCGGGGCCGCGCGGGGTCCTTGGAGCGCATGTGCTGGATGTAGACCtggggcagagcacagcacgGGCTGTCCCTGCGGTcccttggggtgggggggggcggtccCTGGCCCCCATGGGGCAGGATCAGACCCCCGCTGGGGAGGGGGATGGACCCCCCAGGCCCCAAGGGGCGATGGAGGTGCCCGAATCCTGCCTCCGAACAGCCCCCCCAGGCCCTACCTGGCAGGCTTTGAGGCTCAGCTTGATCTCCACCTGGCTGGTCTGGGTGCCCACCCACATGTAGACCTGCGGAAGGGCGCGCAGCCGGGCTCAGGATCCGGCCCCCGGTTGCGGGGTGTCCCCCGGTTGCGGGGTGtcctggcgggggggggggggggggggggggcctggcTCACCTCCTGCCCGTTGTCCAGCAGCATGATGTCGTCGTCGGCCAGGTCGTCCTGGCAGAAGTCGGAGCACTTCTCGGACACGGCGAAATAGCCCTTCTCGTTGGAGCACCTGCGGGAGAGCCCCGGGGGAGCCCGAGGCTGTTAGCGCTGATGGAGAAGGAATTTCGGCCAGAGGAGGCCCAGGGATGAACacggctggggaaggggcttgGCCCCAAAAACCCCACAGAGAAGGTTATCGCAATGAGGACGGGGACAGGCGGCAACCtgagcagagccccccccccccccccctcgggACCAGGACCCACCTGAAGAGCCGGGAGTGCTTCATGTATTCGGCATCTTCATCGTAGGGCTTCTGGCTCCCGATGCCCACCCAGAAGAAGTTTTCGGGCTCCTCTCCCTCGTTGATCACCTGCAGGCGGAGGGCAGGGGCAGTGCTGAGCTCCGCCAGCCCTCGCTGCCCCCAGGTAAGTTGGTGCtgagcgcccccccccccccccaagcccctcaCCTGCTTGCTGTAGGAGTCGTCGAACATTTGGTTCATGATGTCCTCGGCCAGCTTGGCCTCGTCAGGGTCGGCTGCGCGGCCCACCCAGGTGTAGACGATGCCCTGGTTGTCCGTGCTCTCAAAGGGGACctggggggagcggggcaggcTCAGGGCTGCCCGGAGGGGGCGAGGGACCGAGCACCCCCCTGCCAcgaggaggtgggggggggggggactcGGCCTCGAGCGATACCTTGAGGATGAAGCAGAACTCGGAGTTGAGCAGCCCGGCGTCCGTGTTGATCTGGATGCACCTGGACAAGGAGCCCATGAGGGGGGCTCAGCGGGTGCTCGGGGGGGGCTGTGCCTGCCCTCACGTCCCCGGGtagcacccatgggtgccgcTCAGCCCGCAGCACCCCGCGGGGAGGCTGACCTGGTGCAGAGGGCCCCGCCGTTGGTGCGGATGTGGTAGAGGCTGGGCTGCGGCGGGCTggccttctccttcctcttgcCCCGGTGGATGACGAACCTCCGCTTGAAGTGCGAGAGGAACTTGGGGTTCTCCTGCTGCTGCGTCATGCGCACCACctgcacggggggggggggcagcaagGGTGTGGGGGTTACCCTCCAAAAAACACCCCAATgcctggctgcagggggacgccgtggggctgggggggggctgctggcacccccgcgctgcccccccgTCTCCACTCTGCCCGGGGGCACAGAGGGAAGCCGGGAGCAGCGAGGCCAAGCAGGAGACCCCCATGTGTCCCGCCCCCCAGGACAGGGCCCACCTCCAGCTTGCCGGGGAAGAGGCTCTCGAActtcttctgcaggctgaaggTGAAGGTGAGCCAGCCCATGTTGGAGGCCTCGCGGCCCTGCCAGAAGTAGACGATGCACTGGAAGTCTTCCTCGGGCTGCttctcatcctcctcctcctcgccctcctCGTCCCCTTTGCCGTcgctcttcttcttcttctcctcctcctcctcgtaCTCCACCGGCACCCAGTACCTGCGGGTAGGGGCAGGGGGTGACGGGGGGCGGGTCTGGGCGGGATTTTGGGGCTCCGGCAGCCCCTGGAAGGGGACAAGCCGGGCGTCACCTGCAGAGGAAGACGTAGCAGTCGTGGGTGTGGAAGTGGCCGAACTCCTCCTCGGGCAGGCGCGCGAATTTCTTGCCCTCCAGCACGAAGCCCTCCATGCCGTCCAGGTCCTCGTTCCACTCCTCCATCAGCTGCTCCGCCTGCGGCCCCAAGAGCTCGGTCagcccccggccctgctgctgctgctgggggaacGTTTGAGGGGacgggggcagcccccggccctaCCTCGCTCAGGGGCATGGGGGGCTGGCGGGGCAGGAAGAGCGCCGTGAGGTCGGCCTTCATCTGGTCCTTCTTCTCGGCGTCCTTGCGGACCTTGCCGGCGAGGCCGCCGTCCTGCAGCACCGTCTCGGCGTTGCGGGTGTAGTCCACGCGCAGGACGTCGTCCCAGTTCTTGAACTTGGACTTGAACACCTAACCAGGGGCATAGGGtgagggaaggggagcagccccttccctggcatccccccccccccccgcccaggcTCCGTGCCCCCCACCTGGCACTCGGTGCCCTCCAGGTTGCGGGTGACCATGGCGTGCTTGGGCCGGTGCAGCATGCCGCACAGCTCCTGGCTCAGCTtcagcgccgccgcccgcaCCAGCCGCGACGACTTCCTCCCGATCCAGATGAAGACGTCGGACCAGCAGTCCAGGATGTACACGTTCTTCGTGtccagcaggctctgcagctgcGGGCCCCATGGGGAAGAGGTCAGCGTCCCccgttttgttttgttttttttatttctggctcAAAAACTCCCCACCCGCTCCCAAAAGCCAacagggaagagcagagcacCCCGCACCAGGGTCCCGCTGCCTGAACCTGCCTCTGCCGCTACGGGGCCGTGCCCCAGAGCACggctggaggcagagggggGGTGCGAAACCAGTCTCGCTGGTCAGACTGGGAGAGCCTCCCCACCCCGTCCTAGTCCTACCAGGCGCATCTCCGGCAGCAGGTCGGCCTTCAGCCTCTTCTTGTGCTCCACCGACAGCTTGTAGTTGATCTGGGGCAGCTCCAGGTagcccagccccaggcccaCCTGCCAAGGGGAAGGGGCATGGGTAAGGGGGGCCATGGCACAACCATGGACCCCGTGGATGGTGACACCTCACCTTGTACAGCTTGGGCTTGTGGGGCTGGAAGTCGTCGGGGACGCAGGGCCGGATCTCCTCGggctgcccccccagcacctcccagaaTTCGGGGCTCTCCTGGCCCTGGGTGAGCAGCATGATCTCCGCCTTGCCCTTGCGCTCGTTCTTGTTGATCTTCTCGGCGAAGAGCCTGCGGCAGGACCGGGTGAGGCGGCAGGATGGGGTGAGGTGGTGGGCTCCCCCCTGCACCCCCGGGAGCCCAACCAGCCCTACCTGGCCTTGGTGGTGCTGCTGAGCGTGGCCCGGCTCCCCCGCCACACAAAGAGGTCGAGGCCGTGGTCCAGGAGGAACACAAAGCTGGAGGATGCACACGAAACCAGGTCAGGAGGCAGTGGGGTGtcccagcctcctccccaccctggGGGTCCTCGTGGGGCCAGGGACTGTGGCTGGCAGGGCTGCCAAGTGGGGTTCAGACCCACATCCTTGCAGAAAGGCACAGGCACTGCCAATTTCCACCCCAAAACTGCAGCCACGAGGTCTCGGCCGgaccctgctgccttcctccctggCCCCCCACGGGGACCCCCCATCCCCTCGCCCTTTCCCTGCTCACCGGGGGTCCAGCGACGTCCCTTTCAGCGCCACCGGCTCCAGCTTGACGTTCTTCTTCCCGTAGACGCGGTACAGCCTCGAGGAGAGGCGGCCACGG
Coding sequences within:
- the FLII gene encoding protein flightless-1 homolog isoform X3, which encodes MAATGVLPFVRGVDLSGNDFKGGYFPEHVKAMSSLRWLKLNRTGLCYLPEELAALQKLEHLSVSHNNLTTLHGELSGLPCLRAIVARANSLKNSGVPDDIFQLDDLSVLDLSYNQLTECPRELENAKNMLVLNLGHNSIEAIPNQLFINLTDLLYLDLSNNKLESLPPQMRRLVHLQTLILNDNPLLHAQLRQLPALTALQTLHLRNTQRTQSNLPTSLEGLANLADVDLSCNDLSRVPECLYTLGSLRRLNLSSNQIAELSLCIDQWAQLETLNLSRNQLTSLPSAICKLTKLKKLYLNSNKLDFDGIPSGIGKLASLEEFMAANNNLELIPESLCRCTKLRKLVLNKNRLVTLPEAIHFLTDVEVLDVRENPNLVMPPKPADRAAEWYNIDFSLQNQLRLAGASPATVAAAAAGSGTKDPLARKMRLRRRKDSAQDDQAKQVLKGMSDVAQEKNKKIEESGEAKAPDLKTRRWDQGLEKPQLDYSEFFSEDVGQLPGLCVWQIENFVPTLVDEAFHGKFYEADCYIVLKTFLDENGSLNWEIYYWIGQEATLDKKACSAIHAVNLRNYLGAECRSIREEMGDESDEFLQVFDNDISYIEGGTASGFFTVEDTQYVTRLYRVYGKKNVKLEPVALKGTSLDPRFVFLLDHGLDLFVWRGSRATLSSTTKARLFAEKINKNERKGKAEIMLLTQGQESPEFWEVLGGQPEEIRPCVPDDFQPHKPKLYKVGLGLGYLELPQINYKLSVEHKKRLKADLLPEMRLLQSLLDTKNVYILDCWSDVFIWIGRKSSRLVRAAALKLSQELCGMLHRPKHAMVTRNLEGTECQVFKSKFKNWDDVLRVDYTRNAETVLQDGGLAGKVRKDAEKKDQMKADLTALFLPRQPPMPLSEAEQLMEEWNEDLDGMEGFVLEGKKFARLPEEEFGHFHTHDCYVFLCRYWVPVEYEEEEEKKKKSDGKGDEEGEEEEDEKQPEEDFQCIVYFWQGREASNMGWLTFTFSLQKKFESLFPGKLEVVRMTQQQENPKFLSHFKRRFVIHRGKRKEKASPPQPSLYHIRTNGGALCTRCIQINTDAGLLNSEFCFILKVPFESTDNQGIVYTWVGRAADPDEAKLAEDIMNQMFDDSYSKQVINEGEEPENFFWVGIGSQKPYDEDAEYMKHSRLFRCSNEKGYFAVSEKCSDFCQDDLADDDIMLLDNGQEVYMWVGTQTSQVEIKLSLKACQVYIQHMRSKDPARPRKLRLVRKGNEPWPFTRCFHAWSVFRKPPA
- the FLII gene encoding protein flightless-1 homolog isoform X2, whose amino-acid sequence is MAATGVLPFVRGVDLSGNDFKGGYFPEHVKAMSSLRWLKLNRTGLCYLPEELAALQKLEHLSVSHNNLTTLHGELSGLPCLRAIVARANSLKNSGVPDDIFQLDDLSVLDLSYNQLTECPRELENAKNMLVLNLGHNSIEAIPNQLFINLTDLLYLDLSNNKLESLPPQMRRLVHLQTLILNDNPLLHAQLRQLPALTALQTLHLRNTQRTQSNLPTSLEGLANLADVDLSCNDLSRVPECLYTLGSLRRLNLSSNQIAELSLCIDQWAQLETLNLSRNQLTSLPSAICKLTKLKKLYLNSNKLDFDGIPSGIGKLASLEEFMAANNNLELIPESLCRCTKLRKLVLNKNRLVTLPEAIHFLTDVEVLDVRENPNLVMPPKPADRAAEWYNIDFSLQNQLRLAGASPATVAAAAAGSGTKDPLARKMRLRRRKDSAQDDQAKQVLKGMSDVAQEKNKKIEESGEAKAPDLKTRRWDQGLEKPQLDYSEFFSEDVGQLPGLCVWQIENFVPTLVDEAFHGKFYEADCYIVLKTFLDENGSLNWEIYYWIGQEATLDKKACSAIHAVNLRNYLGAECRSIREEMGDESDEFLQVFDNDISYIEGGTASGFFTVEDTQYVTRLYRVYGKKNVKLEPVALKGTSLDPRFVFLLDHGLDLFVWRGSRATLSSTTKARLFAEKINKNERKGKAEIMLLTQGQESPEFWEVLGGQPEEIRPCVPDDFQPHKPKLYKVGLGLGYLELPQINYKLSVEHKKRLKADLLPEMRLLQSLLDTKNVYILDCWSDVFIWIGRKSSRLVRAAALKLSQELCGMLHRPKHAMVTRNLEGTECQVFKSKFKNWDDVLRVDYTRNAETVLQDGGLAGKVRKDAEKKDQMKADLTALFLPRQPPMPLSEAEQLMEEWNEDLDGMEGFVLEGKKFARLPEEEFGHFHTHDCYVFLCRYWVPVEYEEEEEKKKKSDGKGDEEGEEEEDEKQPEEDFQCIVYFWQGREASNMGWLTFTFSLQKKFESLFPGKLEVVRMTQQQENPKFLSHFKRRFVIHRGKRKEKASPPQPSLYHIRTNGGALCTRCIQINTDAGLLNSEFCFILKVPFESTDNQGIVYTWVGRAADPDEAKLAEDIMNQMFDDSYSKQVRGLGGGGGAQHQLTWGQRGLAELSTAPALRLQVINEGEEPENFFWVGIGSQKPYDEDAEYMKHSRLFRCSNEKGYFAVSEKCSDFCQDDLADDDIMLLDNGQEVYMWVGTQTSQVEIKLSLKACQVYIQHMRSKDPARPRKLRLVRKGNEPWPFTRCFHAWSVFRKPPA